A single genomic interval of Halorubrum aethiopicum harbors:
- a CDS encoding arginine deiminase family protein, which translates to MPKPTVEAEYDTLRAVRVHEPGIEAAIGAMDPGPNHFARPFSVREAKREHHRMVEVLEDAGVEVRHIHEDLADGGVLDGLVEEAIGIDDGGPSPPTRADLAGNLADATAYERLQAVLLGPTVGRTAEVEGDDGDSGSLDSGTLDTSVRVEEAITNLYFQRDCQLVGDRGPILPRLGTATRRRERPLIEAAWHARGAELAHRTSATETLEGGDFLPLGDFALVGVSALEDGEETVFRTTYEGGKELIEAGAVGYDEVGLVRPPLSADERLAAEHGTSSRLLHLDGWLNVAAEGLAVAREPLIEAATVEVFERVGEGYERRGEETVADLLDRHGYEVIDAPYPERWATNFLTVADGTVLPIYETDDGEYDPEKNRTIERLKREGVDVLPDGEGLDPHHLTNGGGGIHCMTSPIRRA; encoded by the coding sequence ATGCCGAAACCGACCGTCGAGGCCGAGTACGACACGTTGCGCGCGGTGCGGGTCCACGAGCCGGGGATCGAGGCGGCGATCGGGGCCATGGATCCCGGTCCGAACCACTTCGCGCGCCCCTTCTCGGTTCGCGAGGCGAAACGCGAACACCACCGAATGGTCGAGGTCCTGGAGGACGCCGGCGTCGAGGTCCGCCATATCCATGAGGACCTGGCCGACGGCGGCGTCCTCGACGGGCTCGTGGAGGAGGCGATCGGGATCGACGACGGCGGACCCTCGCCGCCGACGCGGGCGGATCTGGCCGGGAACCTCGCCGACGCGACCGCCTACGAGCGGCTCCAGGCCGTCCTGCTCGGACCCACGGTCGGGCGGACCGCCGAGGTCGAGGGCGACGACGGCGACTCGGGATCGCTCGATTCGGGGACGCTCGACACCAGCGTCCGGGTCGAGGAGGCGATCACGAACCTCTACTTCCAGCGCGACTGCCAGCTCGTCGGCGACCGCGGCCCGATCCTCCCGCGACTCGGGACCGCGACGCGCCGACGGGAGCGCCCCCTGATCGAGGCGGCGTGGCACGCCCGCGGGGCGGAGCTCGCCCACCGGACGAGCGCGACAGAGACCCTCGAGGGCGGCGACTTTCTCCCACTCGGCGACTTCGCGCTCGTGGGCGTCTCGGCGCTCGAGGACGGCGAGGAGACCGTCTTCCGGACGACCTACGAGGGCGGGAAAGAACTCATTGAGGCGGGCGCGGTCGGCTACGACGAGGTCGGACTGGTCCGCCCGCCGCTGTCGGCCGACGAGCGGCTCGCCGCCGAACACGGCACCTCCTCGCGGCTGCTCCACCTCGACGGCTGGCTCAACGTCGCCGCCGAGGGGCTCGCCGTGGCGCGTGAACCCCTGATCGAGGCCGCGACCGTCGAGGTGTTCGAGCGAGTCGGGGAGGGATACGAGCGCCGCGGCGAGGAGACGGTCGCCGACCTCCTCGACCGCCACGGCTACGAGGTCATCGACGCGCCGTACCCGGAGCGGTGGGCGACGAACTTCCTCACGGTCGCGGACGGGACCGTCCTCCCCATCTACGAGACCGACGACGGCGAGTACGACCCGGAGAAGAACCGCACCATCGAGCGGCTGAAACGCGAGGGCGTCGACGTGCTGCCGGACGGCGAGGGGCTCGACCCGCACCACCTCACGAACGGCGGCGGCGGGATCCACTGTATGACCTCGCCGATCCGGCGGGCGTAA
- the pdxS gene encoding pyridoxal 5'-phosphate synthase lyase subunit PdxS → MPEATDLEDLKRGTELIKRGFARMQKGGVIMDVVTREQARIAEDTGAVAVMALEAVPADIRKRGGVARMPDPANVTEIIDEVSIPVMGKSRIGHRKEAEILESLGVDMIDESEVLTPADDEYHTDKRDFTSPFVCGARNLPEALRRIREGAAMIRTKGEAGTGDVNQAVKHQRTIKNQIRTLSGLNYEEREKWAREHGAPRDLVHETADLGRLPVVNFAAGGIATPADAALMMYHGCDGIFVGSGIFGAEDPEAMGTAIVEAVNNWDDPDELADIATGIGKGMKGQSNESLPEEEKLQGRGV, encoded by the coding sequence ATGCCCGAGGCGACCGATCTGGAGGATCTGAAGCGAGGAACGGAGCTCATCAAGCGCGGCTTCGCGCGGATGCAGAAGGGCGGCGTCATCATGGACGTCGTCACCCGCGAGCAGGCGCGCATCGCGGAGGACACCGGCGCGGTCGCGGTGATGGCGCTCGAGGCCGTCCCCGCCGACATCCGGAAGCGCGGCGGCGTCGCCCGGATGCCCGACCCCGCGAACGTCACCGAGATCATCGACGAGGTCTCCATCCCGGTGATGGGCAAGTCGCGGATCGGCCACCGCAAGGAGGCGGAGATCCTCGAGTCGCTCGGCGTCGATATGATCGACGAGTCGGAGGTGCTCACCCCCGCCGACGACGAGTACCACACCGACAAGCGCGACTTCACCTCGCCGTTCGTCTGCGGCGCGCGGAACCTCCCCGAGGCGCTCCGCCGGATCCGGGAGGGCGCGGCCATGATCCGCACGAAGGGCGAGGCCGGCACCGGCGACGTCAACCAGGCCGTCAAACACCAGCGCACCATCAAAAACCAGATCCGGACGCTGTCGGGGCTCAACTACGAGGAGCGCGAGAAGTGGGCCCGCGAGCACGGCGCGCCCCGCGATCTGGTCCACGAGACCGCCGACCTCGGTCGGCTCCCGGTCGTCAACTTCGCGGCCGGCGGGATCGCGACGCCCGCGGACGCCGCGCTCATGATGTATCACGGCTGTGACGGCATCTTCGTCGGCTCCGGCATCTTCGGCGCGGAGGACCCCGAGGCGATGGGCACCGCCATCGTCGAGGCCGTCAACAACTGGGACGACCCCGACGAGCTCGCCGACATCGCGACCGGGATCGGCAAGGGGATGAAGGGGCAGTCGAACGAGTCGCTGCCCGAGGAGGAGAAGCTCCAGGGCCGCGGCGTCTAG
- a CDS encoding homoserine kinase produces the protein MVTVRAPATSANLGSGFDVFGAALSRPADVVTVERADRTTIEVTGVGAQYIPEDPEGNTVGAVVEALDAPAHIHIDKGVRPASGLGSSAASAAGAAVALNRLYDRGYSREELVPIAAEGEAVVSGVAHSDNVAPSLLGGFTISTTDGTNSVDARVPLVVCLPDVAVSTRDARRVVPETASMDDLVETVGNAATLAVGMCRSDPALVGAGMSDPVVTPERARLITGYDAVHDAALAAGATGVTVSGAGPAVVAACRERDRQAIAAAMLDAFADADIDARAYQTRIGRGATIVEE, from the coding sequence ATGGTAACGGTACGGGCCCCCGCGACCAGCGCGAACCTCGGGAGCGGCTTCGACGTCTTCGGGGCGGCGCTCTCGCGGCCCGCCGACGTCGTCACGGTCGAGCGGGCCGACCGGACCACCATCGAGGTGACCGGCGTCGGGGCCCAATACATCCCGGAGGACCCCGAGGGCAACACCGTCGGGGCGGTCGTCGAGGCGCTCGACGCGCCCGCACACATCCACATCGACAAGGGCGTCCGCCCCGCCTCGGGGCTCGGCTCCTCGGCGGCCAGCGCCGCGGGGGCCGCGGTCGCGTTGAACCGCCTCTACGACCGGGGCTACTCCCGGGAGGAGCTCGTCCCCATCGCCGCCGAGGGCGAGGCGGTCGTCTCCGGCGTCGCCCACTCCGACAACGTCGCCCCCTCGCTGCTCGGGGGATTCACGATCTCGACGACCGACGGGACCAACAGCGTCGACGCGCGCGTCCCGCTCGTGGTGTGTCTCCCCGACGTGGCCGTCTCGACGCGGGACGCCCGCCGGGTCGTCCCCGAGACCGCCTCGATGGACGACCTCGTCGAGACCGTCGGCAACGCCGCCACGCTCGCGGTCGGGATGTGTCGCTCGGACCCGGCGCTCGTCGGCGCGGGGATGAGCGACCCGGTCGTCACCCCGGAGCGCGCCCGGCTCATCACCGGCTACGACGCGGTCCACGACGCCGCGCTCGCGGCCGGCGCGACCGGCGTCACGGTGAGCGGGGCCGGTCCCGCGGTCGTCGCCGCCTGTCGAGAGAGGGACCGGCAGGCGATCGCGGCCGCCATGCTCGACGCCTTCGCCGACGCCGACATCGACGCCCGCGCCTACCAGACCCGGATCGGTCGGGGCGCGACGATCGTCGAGGAGTAA
- the mutS gene encoding DNA mismatch repair protein MutS: MSTADRETVTGVPPGIAAAREELTPMLSQYAELCAAHEDALVLFQVGDFYEAFCEAAEAVARTCEVTLTERSDSTGDYPMAGIPIDNAASYLESLLDAGYRIAIGDQVEDAEAASGLVDRAVTEVITPGTVVEDDLLESGTTNYVAAVAAEPAGSTLGLAAVDVATGECLVTAGDPGTVAEELDRIAPAEVVVGPGVAGGDEDRETASIAFEPAAGDPDRTVHGYDPAVFERRAALDRLEPYLSAPERRFDGDAELRAAGAVLAYAEYTQGDDGPLAYVSRVRRYDPRDRLRLDAAAQRSLELFENRGLGASDTLFDALDSTNCALGRRCLERWLRRPLVDADAIRSRHDAVGELADRTLVREGIADALATAYDLERLVGRVSRGRADARDLRSLYATLAVVPELKATLAEGDERGEGDEGGRPADLPRTDHLRALRDRLDELAEVRELIDSAIAADPPQEITEGGVISAGFDDDLDDLRATEREGRQWVADLEAEERDRTGIDSLSVGHNQVHGYYIEVTDANLDRVPDDYRRRQTLKNSERYYTPALKEREEEIVGAAERADALEYELFVEVRDRVAEETERVQALADALAELDALASLATVAVEHDYVRPEVVDDPDAGIEIEGGRHPVVERAEASFVPNDADLPRGSIAVITGPNMSGKSTYMRAVALAVVLAQTGSFVPAQAARLPVFSRLFTRVGASDDIAGGQSTFMREMSELTEILHDAGPDSLVLLDEVGRGTATTDGRAIARAAAEFVHDELGATTLFATHYHDLTDLADERERAFNLHFTATREDGEVTFLHRVVPGASSSSYGVEVAELAGVPDPVVERSRELVAETEAGAGATPDPERTDRGVDPDREPDPDAGDVSLREFLAEEEADDPPAIEPADDPAAGDEADSGPDAEPGIGTDPGIGAEPGTDGDLDTGSTPDASGDLPPSVAAELRDLDLGRTTPIEALNALHDLQNRLENDDD, translated from the coding sequence ATGTCTACCGCGGATCGGGAGACGGTCACGGGGGTTCCCCCCGGGATCGCGGCGGCCCGCGAGGAGCTCACGCCGATGCTCTCGCAGTACGCGGAGCTGTGTGCCGCCCACGAGGACGCGCTCGTCCTCTTTCAGGTCGGCGACTTCTACGAGGCGTTCTGCGAGGCCGCCGAGGCCGTCGCGCGCACCTGCGAGGTGACGCTCACCGAGCGCTCGGACTCGACCGGCGACTACCCGATGGCGGGGATCCCCATCGACAACGCCGCCTCCTACCTCGAGTCGTTGCTCGACGCCGGCTACCGGATCGCGATCGGCGACCAGGTCGAGGACGCCGAGGCGGCCTCCGGGCTCGTCGACCGCGCCGTGACCGAGGTGATCACGCCGGGGACCGTCGTCGAGGACGACCTGCTGGAGTCGGGGACGACGAACTACGTCGCCGCCGTTGCGGCCGAGCCGGCGGGGTCGACCCTCGGGCTCGCCGCCGTCGACGTCGCCACCGGCGAGTGTCTCGTCACCGCGGGCGACCCCGGGACCGTCGCCGAGGAGCTCGACCGGATCGCTCCCGCGGAGGTGGTGGTCGGGCCGGGGGTGGCCGGCGGCGATGAGGACCGCGAAACCGCCTCCATCGCCTTCGAACCCGCCGCGGGCGACCCGGACCGGACGGTCCACGGCTACGACCCCGCCGTCTTCGAGCGTCGAGCCGCGCTCGACCGGCTGGAGCCGTACCTCTCCGCCCCCGAGCGCCGGTTCGACGGGGACGCGGAGCTCCGGGCCGCGGGCGCGGTGTTGGCGTACGCGGAGTACACCCAGGGCGACGACGGCCCGCTCGCGTACGTCTCGCGGGTCCGGCGGTACGACCCGCGCGACCGGCTCCGGCTCGACGCGGCGGCCCAGCGCAGCCTCGAGCTGTTCGAGAACCGCGGGCTCGGCGCGAGCGACACGCTGTTCGACGCCCTCGACTCGACGAACTGCGCGCTCGGCCGGCGGTGTCTCGAGCGCTGGCTCCGCCGGCCGCTCGTCGACGCCGACGCGATCCGGTCGCGCCACGACGCGGTCGGCGAGCTCGCGGACCGGACCCTCGTTCGCGAGGGGATCGCGGACGCGCTCGCGACCGCCTACGACCTCGAGCGGCTCGTCGGTCGGGTCTCTCGCGGCCGCGCCGACGCCCGCGACCTCCGGTCGCTGTACGCCACGCTCGCGGTCGTCCCCGAACTGAAGGCGACGCTGGCGGAAGGGGACGAGAGAGGCGAGGGCGACGAGGGGGGACGCCCGGCGGACCTCCCCCGGACCGACCACCTCCGCGCCCTCCGCGACCGGCTCGACGAGCTGGCGGAGGTCCGCGAGCTGATCGATTCGGCGATCGCCGCCGACCCGCCACAGGAGATCACGGAGGGCGGCGTGATCTCTGCGGGGTTCGACGACGACCTCGACGACCTCCGCGCGACCGAGCGGGAGGGCCGCCAGTGGGTCGCGGACCTGGAGGCCGAAGAGCGCGACCGCACCGGGATCGACTCGCTGTCGGTCGGGCACAACCAGGTCCACGGCTACTACATCGAGGTGACCGACGCCAACCTCGACCGGGTGCCCGACGACTACCGCCGCCGCCAGACGCTGAAGAACAGCGAGCGGTACTACACGCCGGCGCTGAAGGAGCGCGAGGAGGAGATCGTGGGGGCCGCGGAGCGCGCGGACGCCCTGGAGTACGAGCTGTTCGTCGAGGTCCGCGACCGGGTCGCGGAGGAGACCGAGCGGGTCCAGGCGCTCGCGGACGCGCTCGCCGAGCTCGACGCGCTGGCGTCGCTGGCGACGGTCGCCGTCGAGCACGACTACGTCCGCCCCGAGGTCGTCGACGACCCGGACGCGGGCATCGAGATCGAGGGCGGCCGCCACCCGGTCGTCGAGCGCGCCGAGGCGTCGTTCGTCCCGAACGACGCGGACCTCCCGCGCGGCTCGATCGCGGTGATCACGGGGCCGAACATGAGCGGGAAGTCCACGTACATGCGGGCGGTCGCGCTCGCGGTCGTGCTCGCACAGACCGGCTCGTTCGTCCCCGCGCAGGCCGCCCGGCTCCCCGTCTTCTCCCGGCTGTTCACCCGGGTCGGTGCCTCCGACGACATCGCCGGCGGCCAGTCGACGTTCATGCGCGAGATGAGCGAGCTGACGGAGATCCTCCACGACGCCGGCCCGGACTCGCTCGTCCTGCTCGACGAGGTCGGCCGCGGGACCGCCACCACCGACGGGCGGGCGATCGCTCGGGCGGCCGCGGAGTTCGTCCACGACGAACTCGGGGCGACGACGCTCTTCGCCACGCACTACCACGACCTCACCGACCTCGCCGACGAGCGCGAGCGCGCGTTCAACCTCCACTTCACCGCCACCCGCGAGGACGGCGAGGTGACGTTCCTCCACCGGGTCGTCCCCGGCGCGTCCTCCTCGTCGTACGGCGTCGAGGTGGCCGAACTCGCCGGCGTGCCGGATCCCGTCGTCGAGCGCTCGCGCGAACTCGTCGCCGAGACCGAGGCGGGAGCCGGCGCGACCCCCGATCCGGAGCGGACGGACCGCGGGGTCGACCCCGATCGCGAGCCCGACCCCGACGCGGGGGACGTCTCGCTCCGCGAGTTCCTCGCCGAGGAGGAGGCCGACGACCCCCCGGCGATCGAGCCGGCCGACGATCCCGCCGCCGGCGACGAGGCGGACTCCGGGCCCGACGCGGAGCCCGGAATCGGCACGGACCCCGGAATCGGCGCGGAGCCCGGCACTGACGGGGACCTCGACACCGGTTCGACCCCCGACGCGTCCGGCGACCTCCCGCCGTCGGTCGCCGCGGAGCTCCGCGATCTGGACCTCGGACGAACGACCCCGATCGAGGCGTTGAACGCCCTCCACGACCTCCAGAATCGACTCGAGAACGATGACGACTGA
- the mobA gene encoding molybdenum cofactor guanylyltransferase yields the protein MPTGVIIAGGRSTRFGDADKSVAELAGVPMIRRVADRLAGAGDPVPPGAARASGGDPVVDDLVVNCRPDQREAIGEALDGYPLPIRWALDDEPDRGPLAGIRNACRAASGEYALVVACDVPFVDPSFAETLFSDAVDADADAAIPRLEDRWFQTTQAVYRADATAAACDRALDRGDGKILAAVEELSVVRIEDAIIRDRTSEHTFTNVNTREEFEAAEARLAEHV from the coding sequence ATGCCGACCGGTGTCATCATCGCGGGCGGGCGGTCGACGCGCTTCGGCGACGCCGACAAGTCGGTCGCCGAGCTCGCGGGGGTCCCGATGATCCGCCGGGTCGCGGACCGCCTCGCGGGCGCGGGCGACCCGGTCCCGCCGGGCGCGGCGCGGGCCAGCGGCGGCGATCCGGTCGTCGACGACCTCGTGGTGAACTGTCGGCCGGACCAGCGCGAGGCCATCGGCGAGGCCCTGGACGGGTACCCGCTCCCGATCCGGTGGGCGCTCGACGACGAGCCGGACCGCGGACCGCTCGCGGGGATCCGCAACGCGTGCCGGGCCGCCTCCGGGGAGTACGCGCTCGTCGTCGCCTGCGACGTCCCGTTCGTCGACCCGTCGTTCGCCGAGACGCTCTTCTCGGACGCGGTCGACGCCGACGCCGACGCGGCGATCCCGCGGCTCGAGGACCGGTGGTTCCAGACGACGCAGGCGGTCTACCGCGCGGACGCGACGGCGGCCGCCTGCGACCGCGCGCTCGACCGCGGCGACGGGAAGATCCTCGCCGCGGTCGAGGAGTTGTCGGTCGTCCGGATCGAGGACGCGATCATCCGAGATCGAACCTCAGAGCACACCTTCACGAACGTCAACACCCGCGAGGAGTTCGAGGCGGCCGAGGCGCGCCTCGCCGAGCACGTCTGA
- a CDS encoding J domain-containing protein has protein sequence MTNRTVLVGMAATFVGLTALLVVAGVVVNPLLLAVAVPFGVAAYLMWFHASGRLRERVRREAERVGPTDRERARQRARAAENRRDAYRSAGAGAAGSGRTGTGTSRGRFGGGARDARGPGGSRDPRDRAPSTRGMSEREAYATLDLDPSADDETVRSAYRERAKRLHPDGEEGDEEAFKQLNRAYEVLTD, from the coding sequence GTGACGAACCGCACCGTCCTCGTCGGGATGGCGGCGACGTTCGTCGGGCTGACGGCGCTTCTCGTCGTCGCCGGCGTCGTCGTCAACCCCCTGCTGTTGGCCGTCGCCGTCCCGTTCGGGGTCGCGGCGTACCTCATGTGGTTCCACGCCAGCGGCAGGCTCCGCGAGCGCGTTCGCCGCGAGGCAGAGCGGGTCGGACCGACGGATCGGGAACGCGCGAGACAGCGCGCCCGCGCCGCGGAGAACCGCCGCGACGCGTATCGCAGCGCCGGAGCGGGCGCGGCCGGGTCCGGTCGCACCGGCACCGGAACGTCGCGCGGGCGGTTCGGGGGCGGCGCTCGCGACGCCCGCGGCCCCGGCGGCTCCCGCGACCCCCGCGACCGAGCGCCCTCGACGCGCGGGATGTCGGAGCGGGAGGCGTACGCGACGCTGGACCTCGACCCGAGCGCCGACGACGAGACCGTCCGGTCGGCGTACCGCGAGCGCGCGAAGCGGCTCCATCCCGACGGGGAGGAGGGCGACGAGGAGGCGTTCAAGCAGCTGAACCGCGCCTACGAGGTCCTGACGGACTGA
- a CDS encoding DNA-directed DNA polymerase II small subunit — MPLESNARIVGELASRGYNAEREAVTLLAGADDVAAALEATVEAAPEDALRITTDHVRAALDGRAVASGDDAVASGDDAVAPSDGASGASSGQPSAAPASDAGSPVETKGSGVEDSTAPTAGVVAEGGPEGHGDAAHDRDPSRRELEVGNDMTGHSTGTGEYADFVRTFRDRYERLSGLLRGRVNHRPAEAIADMPGGSDAAMIGLVNDVRSTKSGHWLIELEDTTGTFPALVMKDKGLADVVDEILMDECLAIEGTLADDSGILFADSLHFPDVPRTRVTGGADRHVQAALISDVHVGSEEFVADAWSRFTDWLHTPEAAPVEYLLIAGDMVEGVGVYPDQDEELDVVDIYEQYELFAEYLKEVPGDTEIVMIPGNHDAVRLAEPQPGFNDEIRDIMDVHDARIVSNPATVSVEGVEVLMYHGVSLDEVIAELPEEKASYDEPHKAMFQLLKKRHVAPQFGGHTRVAPEERDYLVIEDVPDVFHTGHVHKLGWGKYHDVLAVNSGCWQSQTDFQKSVNIDPDAGYAPILDLDTLDMTVRKFT, encoded by the coding sequence GTGCCGCTGGAGTCGAACGCACGGATCGTGGGCGAGCTCGCGAGCCGCGGCTACAACGCCGAGCGCGAGGCCGTGACGCTGCTCGCCGGGGCCGACGACGTCGCCGCGGCGCTCGAGGCCACCGTCGAGGCCGCCCCCGAGGACGCGCTCCGGATCACGACCGACCACGTCCGCGCCGCTCTCGACGGTCGCGCGGTCGCTTCTGGCGACGATGCGGTCGCTTCGGGCGACGATGCGGTCGCTCCGAGTGACGGTGCGAGCGGTGCCTCGTCCGGCCAACCGTCCGCTGCGCCAGCCAGCGACGCCGGATCTCCAGTTGAAACGAAGGGGTCAGGAGTCGAGGACTCGACGGCTCCGACCGCGGGGGTCGTCGCCGAGGGGGGACCCGAGGGCCACGGCGACGCCGCCCACGACCGGGACCCGTCGCGCCGCGAGCTCGAGGTCGGCAACGACATGACGGGCCATAGCACGGGGACCGGCGAGTACGCCGACTTCGTCCGGACGTTCCGCGACCGCTACGAGCGGCTCTCCGGGCTCCTGCGCGGCCGCGTCAACCACCGGCCGGCGGAGGCGATCGCCGACATGCCCGGCGGCAGCGACGCCGCGATGATCGGCCTGGTCAACGACGTGCGCTCCACCAAGTCGGGTCACTGGCTGATCGAACTCGAGGACACCACCGGGACGTTCCCCGCGCTGGTGATGAAGGACAAGGGGCTCGCCGACGTCGTCGACGAGATACTCATGGACGAGTGTCTCGCGATCGAGGGGACGCTCGCGGACGACTCGGGGATCCTCTTCGCGGACTCGCTCCACTTCCCCGACGTCCCGCGAACCCGCGTCACCGGCGGAGCGGACCGCCACGTCCAGGCCGCGCTGATCTCCGACGTCCACGTCGGCAGCGAGGAGTTCGTCGCCGACGCCTGGAGCCGCTTCACCGACTGGCTCCACACGCCCGAGGCCGCGCCCGTCGAGTACCTGCTGATCGCCGGCGACATGGTCGAGGGCGTCGGCGTCTACCCCGACCAGGACGAGGAGCTAGACGTCGTCGACATCTACGAGCAGTACGAGCTGTTCGCGGAGTACCTGAAGGAGGTCCCCGGCGACACCGAGATCGTGATGATCCCCGGCAACCACGACGCCGTCCGGCTCGCCGAGCCGCAGCCGGGATTCAACGACGAGATCCGCGATATCATGGACGTTCACGACGCGCGGATCGTCTCGAATCCCGCGACCGTCAGCGTCGAGGGCGTCGAGGTGTTGATGTACCACGGCGTCTCGCTCGACGAGGTCATCGCCGAGCTTCCGGAGGAGAAGGCCAGCTACGACGAGCCACATAAGGCGATGTTCCAACTCCTGAAGAAGCGCCACGTCGCGCCGCAGTTCGGCGGACACACCCGCGTCGCCCCCGAGGAGCGCGACTACCTCGTGATCGAGGACGTGCCGGACGTGTTTCACACCGGCCACGTCCACAAGCTCGGCTGGGGGAAGTACCACGACGTGCTCGCGGTCAACTCCGGCTGCTGGCAGTCCCAGACCGACTTCCAGAAGTCCGTCAACATCGACCCCGACGCCGGCTACGCGCCGATCCTCGACCTCGACACCCTCGATATGACCGTCCGGAAGTTCACCTGA
- a CDS encoding DNA mismatch repair endonuclease MutL, with product MTTERRRGGGDEGRGSAGDDAESAGRVRRLDPATVDRIAAGEVITRPARVVAELVDNALDAGASRVEVAVDGDGTDRIRVADDGRGMARADARLAVERHATSKLAPDADPVGVGSLGFRGEALAAVADAARLEVTTNDGGGGDGGGGDGDAVDGDADTVDGAVGTRVVVGPRSDAAADDEPEVGDAGRARGTTVVVRDLFSTRPARRESLAGSRAEFARISTLVADYALANPEVAFTLAHDGSTTLSTPGTGVTDALFGVYDRETASRSTEVAASVGIEVAGGAGDDDRAIDVDVAGALAYPSVTRAASDHLRVSVNGRPVRDDRLAGAVRAGYGRLLPDGREPVAAVDVSLPPERVDPNVHPAKREVGLRDAEAVADAVEGVVADALTGADLRRKADVDTDLETALEPVGGADGSRATFADAEPIGTFRDLYALVESGDELLVIDAHAAHERVNYERLARAFADESVPTAAVDPPATLSLSAGEAAAAEAHADALAALGFETEPFGGGTVRVRTVPAPFGRTADPEALRDALATLSKGKSPRDARERLLADLACHPSLKRGDAIDRSAIRALLDRLGECERPFACPHGRPTVLSVAEATFAAGFEREG from the coding sequence ATGACGACTGAGCGACGGCGCGGGGGCGGGGACGAGGGTCGCGGGAGCGCCGGAGACGACGCCGAAAGCGCCGGTCGCGTCCGCCGGCTCGATCCCGCCACCGTCGACCGGATCGCCGCCGGCGAGGTGATCACCCGGCCCGCACGGGTCGTCGCCGAACTGGTCGACAACGCGCTCGACGCCGGCGCGTCCCGCGTCGAGGTCGCGGTCGACGGCGACGGCACCGACCGGATCCGGGTCGCCGACGACGGCCGGGGGATGGCCCGTGCGGACGCCCGGCTCGCGGTCGAGCGCCACGCGACGAGCAAGCTCGCGCCCGACGCGGACCCGGTCGGCGTCGGCTCGCTCGGGTTCCGCGGGGAGGCGCTCGCGGCCGTCGCCGACGCCGCGCGCCTCGAGGTGACGACCAACGACGGCGGCGGTGGCGACGGCGGCGGTGGCGACGGCGATGCGGTCGACGGCGACGCGGACACCGTCGACGGCGCGGTCGGAACGCGGGTCGTCGTCGGCCCGCGGAGCGACGCGGCCGCGGACGACGAGCCCGAGGTGGGAGACGCCGGTCGCGCCCGCGGGACGACCGTCGTCGTCCGAGACCTCTTCTCGACGCGGCCCGCCAGACGGGAGTCGCTCGCCGGCTCGCGCGCCGAGTTCGCGCGGATCTCGACGCTCGTCGCCGACTACGCGCTCGCGAACCCGGAGGTCGCGTTCACGCTCGCACACGACGGGTCGACGACGCTGTCGACGCCCGGAACCGGGGTCACCGACGCGCTGTTCGGCGTCTACGACCGCGAGACGGCGAGCCGGTCGACGGAGGTGGCCGCGAGCGTCGGGATCGAGGTTGCGGGCGGGGCCGGCGACGACGACCGCGCGATCGACGTCGACGTCGCCGGCGCGCTCGCGTACCCCTCCGTCACCCGCGCCGCGAGCGACCACCTCCGGGTGTCCGTGAACGGCCGGCCCGTTCGCGACGACCGGCTCGCGGGCGCGGTGCGCGCGGGGTACGGCCGCCTGCTGCCGGACGGCCGCGAGCCGGTCGCCGCCGTCGACGTCTCTCTGCCGCCCGAGCGCGTCGACCCGAACGTCCACCCGGCGAAACGCGAGGTGGGGCTCCGCGACGCCGAGGCGGTCGCCGACGCGGTCGAGGGGGTCGTCGCCGACGCGCTCACCGGCGCGGACCTCCGACGGAAGGCCGACGTCGACACCGACCTCGAGACCGCGCTCGAGCCGGTCGGCGGGGCGGACGGGTCGCGGGCGACGTTCGCGGACGCGGAGCCGATCGGGACGTTCCGCGACCTCTACGCGTTGGTCGAGTCGGGCGACGAGCTGCTCGTGATCGACGCCCACGCCGCCCACGAGCGCGTGAACTACGAGCGGCTCGCCCGCGCGTTCGCGGACGAGTCCGTCCCGACCGCCGCCGTCGACCCGCCGGCGACGCTGTCGCTGTCGGCCGGGGAGGCCGCGGCCGCGGAGGCGCACGCCGACGCGCTCGCCGCGCTCGGGTTCGAGACGGAGCCGTTCGGCGGGGGGACGGTCCGGGTGCGAACGGTTCCGGCCCCGTTCGGCCGGACCGCCGACCCGGAGGCGCTGCGCGACGCGCTCGCGACGCTCTCCAAGGGGAAGTCGCCGCGCGACGCTCGGGAGCGGCTGCTCGCCGACCTGGCGTGTCACCCGTCGCTGAAGCGGGGCGACGCGATCGACCGGTCGGCGATCCGCGCGCTGCTCGACCGGCTCGGCGAGTGCGAGCGACCGTTCGCGTGTCCGCACGGCCGCCCGACGGTGCTCTCGGTGGCGGAGGCGACGTTCGCCGCCGGCTTCGAGCGGGAGGGGTGA